In one Sphingomonas sp. S1-29 genomic region, the following are encoded:
- a CDS encoding hemerythrin domain-containing protein, producing MTDARIFEDLKADHDRHRELLKAIAGAEGDKRAALFEDFRIEVTAHAAAEEESLYATMLGKPELRDEARHSVSEHKEIDDFFGEMLELETGSPEWQAKFDEMRHRYEHHIDEEEEEMFPAAAEALSEIEQARLGNIFEDRKPKELEAAEDAQPGDDRD from the coding sequence ATGACCGACGCCCGCATTTTCGAAGACCTGAAGGCCGATCACGATCGCCACCGCGAACTGCTGAAGGCGATCGCCGGCGCTGAAGGCGACAAGCGCGCAGCGCTGTTCGAGGATTTCCGCATCGAAGTCACCGCCCACGCCGCAGCCGAGGAAGAGTCGCTCTACGCGACGATGCTCGGCAAGCCCGAGCTGCGCGACGAGGCGCGCCATTCGGTGTCCGAACACAAGGAAATCGACGATTTCTTCGGTGAGATGCTCGAGCTCGAAACCGGCTCGCCCGAATGGCAGGCCAAGTTCGACGAGATGCGCCACCGCTACGAGCATCATATCGACGAGGAGGAGGAGGAGATGTTCCCCGCCGCCGCCGAGGCGCTGTCGGAGATCGAGCAGGCGAGGCTCGGCAACATCTTCGAGGACCGCAAGCCCAAGGAGCTCGAAGCCGCAGAGGATGCGCAGCCCGGTGACGACCGCGACTGA
- a CDS encoding S41 family peptidase, with protein sequence MSRPILQVTAAVSALALVPLATGAMAQVDTNSYRELDVFMDVYNQVKSQYVDTVDNKVLVKGAIQGMLAALDPHSSYVDELDFENLRIQTEGNYGGLGLTVTQEDGAVKVIAPTEDTPAFRAGIKAGDYITHINGQLIFGEALDEAIEGMRGQPGTKVTLTIVRPGRDKPLELTMAREIIVQKPVKWEVKDGIGIVNINTFSASTGADTRAAIMAIEKSLGRRPTGYIVDLRSNGGGLLNQAIEVSDAFLERGEIVSQRGRERSDIERYYARPGDLTKGAPIIVLVDAGTASASEIVAGALQDHHRAIVMGVRTFGKGSVQTLLQLGESNALRLTTARYFTPSGKSVQEGGIEPDLIVPQISDPDYKSRPVFREADLRRHLINETKVDNKALEEDDKIDPRFAATAEALEKQGVEDFQLQYALKTIGRLAPAPQVAQARPAGKR encoded by the coding sequence ATGTCCCGTCCGATTCTTCAGGTCACCGCCGCGGTTTCGGCGCTGGCGCTCGTGCCGCTGGCCACCGGCGCGATGGCGCAGGTCGATACCAACAGCTATCGCGAGCTCGACGTCTTCATGGACGTCTATAACCAGGTGAAGTCGCAGTACGTCGACACCGTCGACAACAAGGTGCTGGTGAAGGGCGCGATCCAGGGGATGCTGGCGGCGCTCGACCCGCACAGCTCCTATGTCGACGAACTCGATTTCGAAAATCTGCGGATCCAGACCGAGGGCAATTACGGTGGCCTTGGCCTAACGGTGACTCAGGAAGACGGCGCGGTGAAGGTCATCGCGCCGACCGAGGACACCCCTGCCTTCCGCGCCGGGATCAAGGCGGGCGATTACATCACCCATATCAACGGCCAGCTGATCTTCGGCGAAGCGCTCGACGAGGCGATCGAGGGGATGCGCGGGCAGCCGGGCACCAAGGTCACGCTGACGATCGTCCGGCCCGGTCGCGACAAGCCGCTCGAGCTGACGATGGCGCGCGAAATCATCGTCCAGAAGCCGGTGAAGTGGGAGGTCAAGGACGGCATCGGCATCGTCAACATCAACACCTTCTCGGCCTCGACCGGCGCCGACACGCGCGCCGCAATCATGGCGATCGAGAAGTCGCTAGGGCGGCGCCCCACCGGCTATATCGTCGATCTGCGCTCGAACGGCGGCGGGCTGCTCAACCAGGCGATCGAGGTGTCCGATGCCTTCCTCGAGCGCGGCGAGATCGTGTCGCAGCGCGGCCGCGAGCGCAGCGATATCGAGCGTTATTACGCCCGCCCCGGCGACCTGACCAAGGGCGCACCTATTATCGTGCTGGTCGATGCCGGCACTGCCTCGGCTTCGGAGATCGTCGCCGGCGCGCTGCAGGACCATCACCGCGCGATCGTGATGGGCGTGCGCACCTTCGGCAAGGGATCGGTGCAGACGCTGCTGCAGCTGGGCGAATCGAACGCGCTTCGGCTGACCACCGCGCGCTATTTCACCCCCTCGGGCAAGTCGGTGCAGGAGGGCGGGATCGAACCCGACCTGATCGTGCCGCAGATCAGCGACCCCGATTACAAGAGCCGCCCGGTGTTCCGCGAGGCCGATCTTCGCCGCCACCTGATCAACGAGACGAAGGTCGACAACAAGGCGCTCGAAGAGGACGACAAGATCGATCCGCGCTTCGCCGCCACCGCGGAGGCGCTCGAGAAGCAGGGGGTCGAGGACTTCCAGCTCCAATATGCGCTCAAGACGATCGGTCGGCTGGCCCCTGCGCCGCAGGTGGCGCAGGCGCGGCCCGCGGGTAAGCGTTGA
- a CDS encoding DUF4178 domain-containing protein, with protein sequence MADAAPPAPAAKALSCPSCGGTLAVRAAGYTVTIACQYCSSILDVSQPDVKLVTQYHEAAARLEIPLGTRGTLRGVEWEAIGYLARSERGQYGWEEYLLFNPYHGYRWLIANRGGWSFGELLTVVPGHDGGITLDGKRYKPFFADGTAQVDYVVGEFYWRVKRGETVRTDDWVRPGFMLSREADDREVSWSLSELLDPKEMKAFGVTANPKPSPPLPHQPSPHVGWLKQGLVVALLAIAVLLGVAIFSGGGGTVFTGTAPIAADGSEQEATLGPFTLARARQGVKIETRVPALSNGWVDINYALVSRADQKAYTASKAAEAYSGRDTDGSWSEGSRSTGASFAAVPAGTYDLIVSYRGNVWVDPTAPLNGGSNPGDFFGGGGAAAPQPAAPDWRRDGGEPPQLQIEVRTTRFQGGVLVLALFLIAIPLLIGLIRHAAFESTRTGESDFAPVLSDEED encoded by the coding sequence ATGGCTGACGCCGCCCCGCCCGCCCCCGCCGCCAAGGCGCTGAGCTGTCCGTCGTGCGGCGGTACGCTCGCGGTGCGCGCCGCGGGCTATACCGTGACGATCGCGTGCCAATATTGTTCGAGCATCCTCGACGTGTCGCAGCCAGACGTGAAGCTGGTCACGCAATATCACGAGGCGGCGGCGCGGCTCGAGATACCGCTGGGCACGCGTGGCACGCTGCGCGGGGTCGAATGGGAGGCGATCGGCTATCTCGCGCGCAGCGAGCGCGGCCAATATGGCTGGGAGGAATATCTCCTCTTCAACCCCTATCACGGTTATCGCTGGCTGATCGCCAATCGCGGCGGCTGGAGCTTCGGCGAGCTGCTCACCGTGGTGCCCGGGCATGACGGCGGGATCACGCTCGACGGCAAGCGCTACAAGCCCTTCTTCGCCGACGGCACCGCGCAGGTCGATTATGTCGTCGGCGAATTTTATTGGCGGGTGAAGCGCGGCGAGACCGTCCGCACCGACGATTGGGTCCGGCCGGGCTTCATGCTGTCGCGTGAGGCCGACGACCGCGAAGTCAGCTGGTCGCTGTCCGAGCTGCTCGATCCCAAGGAAATGAAGGCGTTCGGGGTCACCGCCAACCCCAAGCCTTCGCCGCCGCTGCCGCACCAGCCTTCGCCGCATGTCGGCTGGCTCAAGCAAGGGCTGGTCGTCGCGCTGCTCGCCATCGCGGTGCTGCTGGGGGTGGCGATCTTCAGCGGCGGCGGGGGCACGGTATTCACCGGCACCGCGCCGATCGCCGCCGACGGCAGCGAGCAGGAAGCGACGCTCGGCCCCTTCACGCTGGCGCGCGCGCGCCAGGGGGTGAAGATCGAGACGCGGGTGCCCGCGCTGTCGAACGGCTGGGTCGATATCAACTACGCGTTGGTCAGCCGCGCCGACCAGAAGGCCTATACCGCGTCGAAAGCGGCCGAAGCCTATTCGGGGCGCGATACCGATGGCAGCTGGAGCGAGGGGTCGCGCAGCACCGGCGCCAGCTTCGCCGCGGTGCCCGCGGGCACCTATGACCTGATCGTGTCGTATCGCGGCAATGTCTGGGTCGATCCGACCGCGCCGCTCAATGGCGGATCGAACCCCGGTGATTTCTTCGGCGGCGGTGGTGCGGCGGCGCCGCAGCCGGCAGCGCCCGATTGGCGCCGCGACGGTGGCGAGCCGCCGCAACTGCAGATCGAGGTGCGAACCACCCGGTTCCAGGGCGGCGTGCTGGTCCTGGCGCTGTTCCTGATCGCGATCCCGCTGCTGATCGGCCTGATCCGCCACGCCGCGTTCGAATCGACACGCACCGGCGAAAGCGATTTCGCCCCCGTGCTTAGCGATGAGGAAGACTGA
- a CDS encoding disulfide bond formation protein B: protein MNAFRLARALALALPVALMAGALGSQYIAGLYPCEMCHWQRWPHYAAIVLAALAFVVPGIAAKRTLVALAALGIAVSGAIGVFHAGVEYHWWEGITACTTRVQPGGGDFLDALLKAPIIRCDVAQWTLGGISLAGFNAIFSLGGAVAILALLTRRR from the coding sequence ATGAACGCATTCCGCCTTGCCCGCGCGCTCGCGCTCGCGCTGCCCGTCGCGCTCATGGCGGGCGCGCTCGGGTCGCAATATATCGCCGGGCTGTATCCGTGCGAGATGTGCCATTGGCAGCGTTGGCCGCATTATGCGGCGATCGTGCTGGCGGCGCTCGCCTTTGTCGTGCCCGGCATCGCGGCGAAGCGCACGCTGGTCGCGCTCGCCGCGCTCGGCATCGCCGTCAGCGGCGCGATCGGCGTCTTCCATGCCGGAGTCGAATATCATTGGTGGGAGGGGATCACCGCCTGCACCACGCGGGTCCAGCCCGGCGGCGGCGATTTCCTCGATGCGCTGCTCAAGGCGCCGATCATCCGCTGCGACGTCGCGCAATGGACGCTGGGCGGTATCTCGCTCGCTGGCTTTAATGCCATCTTTTCGCTGGGGGGGGCCGTCGCCATCTTGGCGCTGCTGACCAGGAGACGATGA
- a CDS encoding putative DNA modification/repair radical SAM protein — protein sequence MAQLDTREKLAILADAAKYDASCSSSGTSKRKSSGGKGLGSTEGSGICHAYAPDGRCISLLKILLTNSCIFDCHYCINRKSSNVRRARFTAQEVVALTLSFYRRNYIEGLFLSSGIIRSSNYTMEQLVEVARSLREDHDFRGYIHLKTIPDADPELVHQAGLYADRVSINVELPTVGGLTRLAPEKSATRIEDAMGEMKTAIIDTADAKKRYKSAPRFAPAGQSTQMIVGADAATDGDIVGKAASLYGRFGLRRVYYSAFSPIPDASAVLPLQRPPLMREHRLYQSDWLMRFYDYRPDEVAAATDDATGMLPLDIDPKLAWALKFRDRFPVDVNRAPREDLLRVPGLGVKAVHSILSARRWRRLSLEDVARLTVSVAKVRPFLIADGWRPIALADRADLRPLVAPKRETQLELFAA from the coding sequence ATGGCGCAACTCGACACCCGCGAAAAGCTCGCCATTCTTGCTGATGCGGCGAAATACGACGCATCCTGTTCGTCCTCGGGCACCAGCAAGCGCAAATCCTCGGGCGGCAAGGGGCTCGGCTCGACCGAGGGGTCGGGCATCTGCCATGCCTATGCGCCCGATGGTCGCTGCATCAGCCTGCTCAAGATCCTGTTGACCAACAGCTGCATCTTCGACTGCCATTATTGCATCAATCGCAAGAGCTCGAACGTTCGCCGCGCGCGCTTCACCGCGCAGGAAGTCGTCGCGCTGACATTGAGCTTCTATCGCCGCAACTATATCGAGGGGCTGTTCCTGTCGTCGGGCATCATTCGCTCGTCGAACTACACGATGGAGCAACTGGTCGAGGTCGCGCGATCGCTGCGCGAGGACCATGACTTCCGCGGTTATATCCACCTCAAGACGATCCCCGACGCCGATCCCGAGCTGGTGCACCAGGCGGGGCTGTATGCCGATCGCGTGTCGATCAACGTCGAACTGCCCACCGTCGGCGGGTTGACGCGGCTCGCCCCCGAGAAATCGGCGACGCGGATCGAGGATGCGATGGGCGAGATGAAGACCGCGATCATCGACACCGCCGATGCCAAGAAGCGCTATAAATCGGCGCCGCGCTTCGCGCCCGCGGGGCAATCGACGCAGATGATCGTGGGGGCGGATGCCGCGACCGATGGCGATATCGTCGGCAAGGCGGCGTCGCTCTACGGCCGGTTCGGCCTGCGCCGCGTCTATTATTCGGCGTTCAGCCCGATCCCCGATGCAAGTGCGGTGTTGCCGCTCCAGCGTCCGCCCTTGATGCGCGAGCATCGGCTGTACCAGTCCGACTGGCTGATGCGCTTCTACGATTACCGGCCCGACGAGGTCGCTGCCGCCACCGACGACGCGACAGGGATGCTGCCGCTCGACATCGATCCCAAGCTCGCTTGGGCGCTCAAATTCCGCGATCGCTTTCCGGTCGACGTCAACCGAGCGCCGCGCGAGGATTTGCTTCGCGTGCCGGGGCTGGGGGTAAAGGCGGTGCATTCGATCCTGTCGGCCAGGCGGTGGCGGCGGCTGAGCCTTGAGGATGTCGCGCGGCTGACGGTGTCGGTGGCGAAGGTGCGCCCGTTTCTCATCGCCGATGGCTGGCGGCCGATCGCGCTGGCCGACCGCGCCGATCTGCGGCCGCTCGTGGCGCCCAAGCGCGAGACCCAGCTCGAGCTGTTCGCGGCGTGA
- a CDS encoding UdgX family uracil-DNA binding protein (This protein belongs to the uracil DNA glycosylase superfamily, members of which act in excision repair of DNA. However, it belongs more specifically to UdgX branch, whose founding member was found to bind uracil in DNA (where it does not belong), without cleaving it, appears to promote DNA repair by a pathway involving RecA, rather than base excision.) — MRVATLAQPDDFDGWRDAARALAAAQVPASEVVWQVGSQPTDLFGGDAVPEPPATAPAFRVPRAFLDLARSAALHADPERFALLYTMLTRLIEQPGLIDDRADRLRRRLDEMAKAVRRDIHKMRAFVRFRELPDDDGTARFVAWFEPEHHIVRHNARFFVDRFNSMRWSILTPELSLHWDCETLTEGPPATKEDAPDGDPIEAVWKTYYASIFNPARLKVGAMLREMPRKYWKNMPETALVSELVAGARARESGMIDTARTATGGNIEGAWAALRDEAAGCTRCPLYKPATQTVFGEGPVDAELMFVGEQPGDQEDLAGRPFVGPAGQVFDQALAQAGIDRARVYVTNAVKHFKFEPRGKRRIHAKPGVGEIDACRWWVEQERMLVTPRLTVALGATAARSLLGRTVTIGRERGRPIELADGGEGWITVHPSYLLRITDPAQAAEESARFVEDLKAAAARLGQ; from the coding sequence ATGCGCGTCGCGACGCTGGCGCAGCCCGATGATTTCGATGGCTGGCGCGACGCCGCGCGCGCGCTGGCGGCGGCGCAGGTGCCGGCGTCCGAAGTCGTATGGCAAGTTGGGTCGCAGCCGACCGATTTGTTCGGCGGCGATGCGGTGCCCGAGCCGCCTGCTACCGCGCCGGCCTTTCGCGTACCGCGCGCCTTTCTCGATCTGGCGCGCAGCGCCGCGCTGCACGCCGATCCCGAACGCTTTGCGCTGCTCTATACGATGCTGACGCGGCTGATCGAGCAGCCCGGGCTGATCGACGACCGCGCCGACCGCCTGCGCCGCCGGCTCGACGAAATGGCCAAGGCGGTGCGCCGCGACATCCACAAGATGCGCGCCTTCGTCCGCTTTCGCGAATTGCCCGACGACGACGGCACCGCGCGCTTCGTCGCGTGGTTCGAGCCCGAGCATCATATCGTGCGCCACAATGCGCGCTTCTTCGTCGATCGCTTCAACTCGATGCGGTGGTCGATCCTTACGCCTGAATTGTCGCTGCACTGGGATTGCGAAACGCTGACCGAGGGGCCGCCCGCGACCAAGGAGGATGCCCCCGATGGCGACCCGATCGAGGCGGTGTGGAAGACCTATTATGCGTCGATCTTTAATCCCGCGCGGCTCAAAGTGGGCGCGATGCTGCGCGAAATGCCGCGCAAATATTGGAAGAACATGCCCGAAACCGCGCTGGTGAGCGAGCTGGTCGCCGGGGCGCGCGCGCGCGAGAGCGGCATGATCGACACCGCACGCACCGCGACCGGCGGCAATATCGAGGGAGCCTGGGCGGCACTGCGCGACGAGGCGGCGGGCTGCACCCGCTGCCCGCTATACAAGCCGGCGACGCAGACAGTGTTCGGTGAGGGGCCGGTCGATGCCGAACTGATGTTCGTCGGCGAACAGCCCGGCGACCAGGAGGATCTGGCGGGCCGGCCGTTCGTCGGCCCTGCCGGGCAAGTGTTCGATCAGGCGCTTGCGCAAGCCGGGATCGATCGCGCGCGCGTTTACGTCACCAACGCGGTCAAGCATTTCAAGTTCGAGCCGCGCGGCAAGCGGCGGATCCATGCCAAGCCCGGGGTGGGCGAGATCGACGCCTGTCGGTGGTGGGTAGAGCAGGAACGGATGCTGGTGACGCCGCGCCTGACGGTGGCGCTGGGCGCGACCGCCGCCCGCTCGCTGCTAGGACGGACCGTCACGATCGGGCGCGAGCGCGGGCGGCCGATCGAGCTTGCGGACGGCGGCGAGGGGTGGATCACCGTCCACCCCAGCTATCTGCTGCGGATCACCGATCCCGCGCAGGCGGCGGAGGAATCGGCCCGCTTTGTCGAAGACCTGAAGGCCGCCGCCGCCCGCCTCGGCCAGTAA
- a CDS encoding aldo/keto reductase has protein sequence MLELNDGRAIPQLGFGTYKVPQAIAAQVVRSAIDTGYKLVDTAALYENERGVGEALASIDDVFVTTKLWANMHEDAEGALDQSLALLGRDSVDLYLIHWPAPGQGKFVEAWKGLVRLRDAGKAKSIGVSNFLPEHIEAIFAATGVMPAVNQIELHPDFQQREARAFHEQHGIVTQSWSPLGQGTTINSPVIAKIAQKHGRSPAQIILRWHIQHGLAVIPKASDEAHMRDNFGATEGMLDADDMAAIDSMDRADGRLGPDPLAQG, from the coding sequence ATGCTCGAGCTGAACGACGGCCGCGCCATTCCCCAACTCGGCTTCGGCACCTACAAGGTGCCGCAGGCGATCGCCGCGCAAGTCGTGCGATCGGCGATCGATACCGGCTACAAGCTGGTCGACACCGCCGCGCTGTACGAGAACGAACGCGGCGTCGGCGAGGCGCTCGCGAGCATCGACGATGTGTTCGTCACCACCAAGCTGTGGGCGAACATGCACGAAGATGCCGAGGGCGCACTCGACCAAAGCCTGGCGCTGCTCGGCCGCGACAGCGTCGATCTGTACCTCATCCACTGGCCGGCGCCCGGCCAGGGCAAGTTCGTCGAAGCCTGGAAGGGGCTTGTGCGGCTGCGCGACGCGGGCAAGGCAAAGTCGATCGGCGTTTCGAACTTCCTGCCCGAGCATATCGAGGCGATCTTCGCCGCGACCGGCGTAATGCCTGCGGTCAACCAGATCGAGCTGCACCCCGATTTCCAGCAGCGCGAGGCGCGTGCGTTCCACGAGCAGCACGGAATCGTCACGCAGAGCTGGAGCCCGCTTGGCCAGGGAACGACGATCAACAGCCCTGTGATCGCCAAGATTGCCCAGAAGCACGGCCGCAGTCCTGCCCAAATAATCCTGCGCTGGCATATCCAGCACGGGCTAGCGGTGATCCCCAAGGCTTCGGACGAAGCGCATATGCGCGACAATTTCGGCGCCACCGAGGGGATGCTCGATGCCGACGACATGGCGGCGATCGATTCGATGGACCGCGCCGATGGGCGGTTGGGGCCTGATCCGCTGGCGCAGGGATAA
- a CDS encoding demethoxyubiquinone hydroxylase family protein has translation MMTTKRWRPGDRREKVQTMIRVDQAGEYGATRIYAGQLAIMGDHVPAARAIAGMAAQEDEHCAYFDKLIVERGVRPTLLQPFWDSAGYALGVVTAAIGPEAAMACTVAVETEIDEHYRQQLEEIGIDDAELRAKVSQFRDEEIEHKEAALAAGAELAPAYPLMTAVIRAGCRVAIAASKRI, from the coding sequence ATGATGACGACCAAGCGGTGGCGCCCGGGTGACCGGCGCGAAAAGGTGCAGACGATGATCCGCGTCGACCAGGCGGGCGAATATGGCGCGACCCGCATCTATGCCGGGCAGCTGGCGATCATGGGCGACCACGTCCCCGCCGCGCGCGCGATCGCAGGGATGGCGGCGCAGGAAGACGAGCATTGCGCCTATTTCGACAAGCTGATCGTCGAACGCGGGGTGCGGCCCACCTTGCTCCAGCCCTTCTGGGACAGCGCGGGCTATGCGCTGGGTGTGGTGACCGCGGCGATCGGGCCCGAGGCGGCGATGGCGTGCACCGTCGCGGTCGAAACCGAGATCGACGAACATTATCGCCAACAGCTCGAGGAAATCGGGATCGACGACGCTGAATTGCGCGCCAAGGTCTCGCAATTCCGCGACGAAGAGATCGAGCATAAGGAAGCCGCACTCGCCGCGGGCGCCGAACTAGCGCCGGCCTATCCGTTGATGACCGCGGTGATCCGCGCCGGATGCCGGGTGGCGATCGCCGCGTCCAAGCGGATTTGA
- a CDS encoding DUF4178 domain-containing protein yields MLTIDCPNCGAPVTFRSAGLPDRVCDHCRSMLVRSDAGVAIVGVQAALPFDVSPLQIGTRGRFDGKPFEIVGRVRWSWTDGSWNEWLCLFGDSGFGWLGEAMGQFMMTFERPMPRVQSPVLMAIQRGADAPIGDRIKLDDDMLTVADAREVECIAAEGELPFTAPPGWRIYSVDFRTTSGRVANMQRDGDEAHFYDGRYVTLAELQPAGLRAIDGWAIPANG; encoded by the coding sequence ATGCTGACCATCGATTGTCCCAATTGCGGCGCCCCGGTCACCTTCCGCTCGGCGGGGCTGCCCGATCGCGTGTGCGACCATTGCCGGTCGATGCTGGTGCGCAGCGATGCGGGCGTGGCGATCGTGGGGGTGCAGGCGGCGTTGCCGTTCGATGTCAGTCCGTTGCAGATCGGTACGCGCGGGCGCTTCGATGGCAAGCCGTTCGAGATCGTCGGTCGCGTGCGCTGGTCGTGGACCGACGGATCGTGGAACGAATGGCTGTGCCTGTTCGGCGACAGCGGCTTTGGCTGGCTGGGTGAGGCGATGGGGCAGTTCATGATGACCTTCGAACGGCCGATGCCCAGGGTCCAGTCGCCGGTGTTGATGGCGATCCAGCGCGGTGCCGACGCGCCGATCGGCGACCGGATAAAGCTCGACGACGACATGCTGACGGTCGCCGACGCGCGCGAGGTCGAATGCATCGCGGCCGAGGGCGAACTGCCCTTCACCGCGCCGCCGGGATGGCGGATCTATTCGGTCGATTTCCGCACGACTTCGGGACGCGTCGCCAACATGCAGCGCGATGGCGACGAGGCGCATTTCTATGACGGGCGCTACGTGACGCTCGCCGAGCTGCAGCCGGCGGGGTTGCGCGCGATCGATGGCTGGGCGATCCCGGCGAATGGCTGA
- a CDS encoding DJ-1/PfpI family protein, with protein MAERNPIHIAFLLYDDVTQLDLTGPAQVLSRLGNTTIDLVAATRDPVATDSGFSLHPTAIFADVPRADILCVPGGFGTTAAMEDAATLDWVRSVGTEASWVTSVCTGSLLLGAAGLLDGRRAACHWATREHLALFGAIPVAERVVFDGNRVTGGGVTAGIDFALALMAAIRGEDHARFVQLSLEYDPAPPFDSGSPERASSETVARYRTMVAQRAPDRAERFAAIARNQAARRGL; from the coding sequence ATGGCCGAACGCAACCCAATCCACATCGCCTTCCTGCTGTACGACGACGTCACCCAGCTCGACCTGACCGGCCCTGCGCAAGTGCTCTCGCGGCTGGGCAACACCACGATCGACCTGGTCGCGGCGACGCGCGACCCGGTGGCCACCGATAGCGGTTTTTCGCTGCACCCCACCGCCATTTTTGCCGACGTGCCCCGCGCCGACATCTTGTGTGTGCCCGGCGGGTTCGGCACCACCGCGGCGATGGAGGATGCAGCGACGCTCGACTGGGTGCGCAGCGTCGGTACCGAAGCAAGCTGGGTCACCAGCGTGTGCACCGGATCGCTGCTGCTCGGGGCAGCGGGGCTGCTCGATGGCCGCCGCGCCGCGTGCCACTGGGCGACGCGCGAGCATCTGGCGCTGTTCGGCGCGATTCCGGTGGCCGAGCGGGTGGTGTTCGACGGCAATCGCGTGACCGGCGGCGGGGTGACCGCAGGCATTGATTTCGCCCTGGCGCTGATGGCGGCGATTCGCGGCGAGGACCATGCCCGCTTCGTCCAGCTTTCGCTCGAATACGACCCCGCCCCACCCTTCGATTCGGGCTCGCCCGAGCGCGCTTCCTCTGAAACCGTCGCGCGTTATCGCACGATGGTGGCGCAGCGCGCGCCCGACCGCGCCGAACGCTTCGCCGCCATCGCGCGAAACCAAGCCGCACGCCGCGGGTTGTAG
- a CDS encoding SPFH domain-containing protein, which translates to MGILDFLKKQFVDVIDWVEEPGDLAMRYPMEDREIQNGAALTVREGQVAFFYNEGQMADAFGPGMHTIETSNLPLLTALQNWDKGFQSPFKADVLFFTQKEQAGHKWGTSQPVTVRDKEFGPLRIRAFGGYSFRIEQPPVFQAKLMGTLERVRVEDVEQQLRSAIATQLATSLGRSEFGFVDMAADQAAMSDRLKEMVQPAFTQWGLSCQTFFVESVSLPEEVQKYLDKASSMRVVGDLDRFVKFQSGDAIEKAANQEGGIAGLGVGAGAGMAMGQAMAGALGGGAGGGAAPAPVASEDAYGQIEKLHKLLTIGAITQADFDAKKTELLGRIR; encoded by the coding sequence ATGGGCATTCTCGATTTCCTCAAGAAGCAATTCGTCGACGTCATCGATTGGGTGGAGGAGCCCGGCGACCTGGCGATGCGCTATCCGATGGAGGATCGCGAGATCCAGAACGGTGCCGCGCTGACGGTGCGCGAGGGGCAGGTCGCGTTCTTCTATAACGAAGGGCAGATGGCCGATGCGTTCGGGCCGGGCATGCATACGATCGAAACGTCGAACCTGCCGCTGCTCACCGCGCTGCAAAATTGGGACAAAGGCTTCCAGTCGCCTTTCAAGGCCGACGTGCTGTTCTTCACGCAGAAGGAGCAGGCAGGGCATAAATGGGGGACGTCGCAGCCGGTAACGGTCCGCGACAAGGAGTTCGGCCCGCTGCGCATCCGCGCGTTCGGCGGCTACAGCTTCCGCATCGAACAGCCGCCGGTGTTCCAGGCCAAGCTGATGGGCACGCTCGAGCGCGTCCGCGTCGAGGATGTCGAGCAGCAACTGCGTAGCGCGATCGCGACGCAGCTTGCGACCTCGCTCGGCCGCAGCGAATTCGGTTTTGTCGACATGGCGGCCGACCAGGCGGCGATGTCCGATCGGCTCAAGGAAATGGTCCAGCCCGCCTTCACCCAATGGGGGCTGTCGTGCCAGACCTTCTTCGTCGAGAGCGTCTCGCTTCCCGAGGAAGTCCAGAAATATCTCGACAAGGCATCGTCGATGCGCGTCGTCGGCGACCTCGACCGGTTCGTGAAGTTCCAGAGCGGCGACGCGATCGAAAAAGCGGCGAACCAGGAAGGCGGGATCGCCGGTCTGGGCGTCGGCGCGGGCGCGGGCATGGCGATGGGCCAGGCGATGGCGGGCGCGCTCGGCGGCGGTGCCGGCGGTGGCGCCGCACCCGCCCCGGTGGCGAGCGAGGACGCCTATGGCCAGATCGAAAAGCTCCACAAGCTGCTGACGATCGGCGCGATCACCCAGGCCGATTTCGACGCCAAGAAGACCGAATTGCTGGGGCGGATCCGGTAG
- a CDS encoding DUF350 domain-containing protein, which produces MVTTLPVLLNTLLYAGIGMIVFAVGFWVLDKLTPGKLWNEIHDQRNIGVAIVTAAMALGLALIIAAAIHG; this is translated from the coding sequence ATGGTCACGACACTCCCCGTCCTGCTCAACACCCTGCTCTATGCCGGCATCGGCATGATCGTCTTCGCGGTGGGCTTCTGGGTGCTCGACAAGCTGACCCCGGGCAAGTTGTGGAACGAGATCCACGACCAGCGCAACATCGGCGTCGCGATCGTCACCGCGGCGATGGCGCTGGGGCTCGCGCTGATCATTGCTGCGGCAATTCATGGCTGA